A stretch of the Lytechinus variegatus isolate NC3 chromosome 5, Lvar_3.0, whole genome shotgun sequence genome encodes the following:
- the LOC121415689 gene encoding insulin-like peptide receptor, giving the protein MDIRNSAEYFSKLENCTVIEGYLQIVLIDHAKPSDYAGLSFPKLREITEYFVMFRVKNLQTLRHIFPNLAVIRGDSLFFNYALIIFEMFELQEIGLPSLQAVMRGWVRIEKNINLCYLSTVDWSLVQVQGMENNFIKGNKDQEECFNFCPEDDGKRLCRKLTATGDVAELCWTGQDCQKGQGQVPCSISLLGKRMEAERCVSS; this is encoded by the exons ATGGACATCAGAAATAGCGCTGAGTACTTTTCCAAGCTTGAGAACTGTACTGTGATCGAAGGCTACCTCCAGATAGTGCTCATAGACCATGCAAAACCCAGCGACTATGCCGGACTCAGCTTCCCGAAGCTACGTGAGATCACAGAATACTTTGTGATGTTCCGGGTGAAGAACCTTCAGACCCTACGCCACATCTTCCCCAACCTTGCCGTGATCCGAGGGGACAGCCTGTTCTTCAACTATGCCCTGATCATCTTTGAGATGTTTGAGCTCCAGGAGATTGGTCTTCCTAGTCTTCAGGCGGTGATGAGAGGCTGGGTCAGGATAGAGAAGAACATCAACCTATGTTATCTCTCAACGGTGGACTGGTCCTTGGTCCAGGTCCAGGGGATGGAGAACAACTTCATCAAGGGCAACAAAGACCAAGAAGAGTGTTTCAACTTCTGTCCGGAGGATGATGGCAAGAGACTCTGCCGCAAGTTGACAGCTACTGGGGATGTTGCGGAACTCTGTTGGACAGGTCAAGACTGCCAGAAAG GGCAGGGGCAAGTTCCATGTTCGATTTCACTCCTTGGGAAAAGAATGGAAGCAGAGAGATGTGTCTCAAGTTAA